In Pseudomonas sp. MYb327, one DNA window encodes the following:
- a CDS encoding COX15/CtaA family protein produces the protein MAKPGFRLALFATLLALIVVLLGAYTRLTHAGLGCPDWPGCYGFISVPKSEAQLAHAELHFPDTPVEAHKGWNEMIHRYFAGTLGLLISVLAGRAWVHRRHPGQPVKLPLFLLGVVFGQAAFGMWTVTLKLWPQVVTGHLLGGFATLSLLFLLTLRLSGVLPALTVPRRLQYWATAGLLLVIGQIALGGWVSSNYAAVACIDFPTCHGQWLPPADFANGFHLTQHIGPNYLGGQLDSDARTAIHLTHRIGALLVTLVLLGLAWQLKVVGMTRLAGLVLIALAAQITLGISNVLFHLPLPVAVAHNAGGAALLLTMVLVNYHARTSLVRVKQPTRWRFSPRKHSAGPITIKGEMPWRF, from the coding sequence ATGGCCAAACCTGGATTTCGCCTCGCGCTGTTTGCCACCTTGCTGGCACTGATTGTGGTGTTGCTCGGCGCCTACACTCGCCTGACCCACGCCGGCCTCGGTTGCCCGGATTGGCCGGGCTGCTACGGCTTCATCAGCGTGCCGAAAAGCGAAGCCCAACTGGCCCATGCCGAACTGCATTTTCCGGATACGCCCGTTGAAGCGCACAAGGGCTGGAACGAGATGATCCACCGCTACTTCGCCGGTACGCTCGGGTTGCTGATCTCGGTGTTGGCCGGGCGGGCCTGGGTTCATCGTCGGCATCCAGGACAACCGGTGAAATTGCCGTTGTTCCTGCTAGGGGTGGTGTTCGGCCAAGCCGCGTTCGGCATGTGGACGGTGACGCTCAAGCTATGGCCGCAAGTGGTTACCGGGCACTTACTCGGCGGATTCGCCACGTTGAGCCTGCTGTTTCTGCTCACCCTGCGCCTGTCCGGCGTGCTGCCGGCGCTGACCGTTCCACGGCGTTTGCAGTATTGGGCGACTGCCGGGCTGTTGCTGGTGATCGGACAAATCGCCCTCGGTGGCTGGGTCAGCTCCAACTACGCCGCCGTAGCCTGCATCGACTTTCCCACCTGCCACGGCCAATGGCTGCCGCCTGCCGATTTCGCGAATGGTTTTCATCTGACCCAACACATCGGCCCGAATTACCTCGGCGGACAACTGGACAGCGATGCCCGCACCGCGATTCACCTGACTCACCGCATTGGCGCACTGCTGGTAACCCTTGTGCTGCTCGGTCTGGCCTGGCAACTGAAAGTCGTCGGCATGACGCGCCTGGCGGGCCTGGTACTGATTGCCCTCGCCGCGCAAATCACCCTGGGTATCAGCAACGTGCTGTTCCATCTGCCGCTGCCAGTGGCCGTCGCGCACAACGCCGGTGGCGCCGCGCTGCTGCTGACGATGGTGCTGGTCAATTATCACGCGCGAACCAGCCTGGTTCGGGTCAAGCAGCCGACACGCTGGCGCTTCAGCCCGCGTAAACATTCAGCCGGGCCCATAACAATAAAAGGAGAGATGCCATGGCGATTCTGA
- the cyoE gene encoding heme o synthase: MAILIGERHSQAIWRDYLELTKPKVVVLMLITSLVGMFLATRAGVPWTVLVFGNLGIGLCAGGAAAVNHVVDRRIDAVMARTHKRPLAEGRVSPAAALTFALVLALLGQALLLAFTNPLTAWLTLASLLGYAVVYTGFLKRATPQNIVIGGLAGAAPPLLGWTAATGHVSAEPLLLVLIIFAWTPPHFWALAIHRKEEYAKADIPMLPVTHGEHYTKVHILLYTGALLAVSLMPYVIHMSGLLYLICAIGLGARFLQWAVVLYRGTRPHAAINTFKYSIYYLFLLFIALLVDHYLLLNL; the protein is encoded by the coding sequence ATGGCGATTCTGATCGGCGAACGTCACAGTCAGGCGATCTGGCGTGATTACCTGGAACTGACCAAACCGAAAGTGGTGGTGCTGATGCTCATCACCTCGCTGGTGGGGATGTTCCTCGCGACCCGCGCCGGGGTGCCATGGACCGTGCTGGTATTCGGCAACCTGGGGATAGGCCTGTGCGCCGGTGGCGCGGCAGCGGTCAATCATGTGGTGGACAGGCGGATCGATGCCGTCATGGCCCGCACCCATAAACGGCCACTGGCCGAAGGTCGGGTGTCACCGGCCGCCGCACTGACCTTTGCCCTGGTGCTGGCGTTGCTTGGTCAGGCCTTGTTGCTGGCGTTCACCAATCCGCTGACCGCATGGCTGACCCTCGCCTCACTGCTCGGTTACGCGGTGGTCTACACCGGTTTTCTCAAACGCGCGACGCCACAGAACATCGTCATCGGTGGCCTGGCCGGTGCCGCCCCGCCGCTGCTCGGCTGGACCGCCGCGACCGGACACGTCAGCGCCGAACCATTGCTGCTAGTGCTGATCATCTTCGCCTGGACCCCGCCGCACTTCTGGGCACTGGCGATCCACCGCAAAGAGGAATATGCAAAGGCCGACATTCCGATGCTGCCGGTCACACACGGCGAGCATTACACCAAGGTCCATATCCTGCTTTATACCGGCGCGTTGCTGGCCGTCAGCCTGATGCCGTACGTAATCCATATGAGTGGCCTGCTCTACTTGATTTGCGCCATCGGCCTGGGCGCGAGGTTTCTGCAATGGGCCGTGGTGCTGTACCGTGGCACTCGGCCGCACGCGGCGATCAACACGTTCAAGTACTCTATTTATTACTTGTTCCTGCTGTTCATCGCCCTGCTCGTAGACCACTACTTATTGTTGAACCTATGA
- a CDS encoding SCO family protein — translation MTRTQKTVFILVALIALVLGLTINKVLSGKGQGDPTALIDAGIILLPQSRNLPDVTMTDQDGKPVAINELKGKWSLLFFGYTFCPDICPTTLAQLRQIKSELPPEAVDKLQIVLVSVDPNRDTPKQLKQYLGYFDPQFIGLTPTSIEELQKVANAVSIPFIPADTSKPNYTVDHSGNLAVIGPDGTQRGFIRAPLNNVKLVAQLPVMLKRQ, via the coding sequence ATGACCCGAACCCAGAAAACCGTCTTCATTCTCGTCGCCCTGATCGCGCTGGTCCTGGGCCTGACCATCAATAAAGTGCTCTCAGGCAAAGGCCAGGGCGATCCGACGGCTCTGATCGACGCGGGCATCATCCTGCTGCCACAAAGCCGCAACCTGCCGGACGTGACGATGACCGATCAGGACGGCAAGCCTGTGGCTATCAACGAACTGAAAGGCAAGTGGAGCCTGCTGTTCTTCGGCTACACCTTCTGTCCGGACATCTGCCCGACCACCCTCGCCCAACTGCGCCAGATCAAAAGCGAGTTGCCGCCTGAGGCTGTGGACAAGTTGCAGATCGTGCTGGTCAGCGTCGACCCGAATCGCGATACGCCCAAGCAACTCAAGCAATACCTGGGCTACTTCGATCCGCAGTTCATCGGCCTGACACCGACGTCTATCGAAGAACTGCAAAAAGTCGCCAATGCCGTGAGCATTCCGTTCATTCCGGCGGACACCAGCAAGCCGAATTACACCGTCGACCACAGCGGCAATCTTGCGGTGATCGGACCGGACGGCACCCAGCGAGGATTCATTCGCGCGCCGTTGAACAATGTGAAGTTGGTGGCGCAGTTGCCGGTGATGCTCAAGCGTCAGTAA
- a CDS encoding MetQ/NlpA family ABC transporter substrate-binding protein, with protein sequence MKKLLVAFAAVAAFSAHADTLTVAATPVPHAEILEFVKPTLAKEGVDLNVKVFTDYIQPNVQVAEKRLDANFFQHQPYLDEFNKAKGTNLVSVAGVHLEPLGAYSSKYKTLEELPSTATVVIPNDATNGGRALLLLAKAGVIQLKDANNILSTVKDITVNPKNLKFRELEAATIPRVLTQVDLALINTNYALEAKLDPAKDALVIEGSDSPYVNILVARPDDKDSAAMQKLIAALHSPEVKAFILEKYKGAVVPAF encoded by the coding sequence ATGAAAAAACTACTCGTCGCATTCGCTGCTGTTGCAGCCTTTTCCGCCCACGCCGACACCCTGACTGTCGCGGCGACCCCGGTCCCACACGCGGAAATCCTCGAATTCGTGAAACCGACGCTGGCCAAAGAAGGCGTCGACCTGAATGTCAAAGTCTTCACCGACTACATCCAGCCGAACGTGCAGGTTGCCGAGAAACGCCTGGACGCCAACTTCTTCCAGCACCAGCCATACCTTGATGAATTCAACAAGGCCAAGGGCACCAACCTCGTTTCCGTCGCTGGCGTGCACCTGGAACCGCTGGGTGCTTATTCCAGCAAGTACAAGACCCTGGAAGAGCTGCCAAGCACTGCCACCGTGGTGATCCCGAACGACGCCACCAACGGCGGTCGTGCGCTGTTGTTGCTGGCCAAGGCTGGCGTGATCCAGTTGAAGGATGCGAACAACATCCTGTCGACCGTCAAGGACATCACCGTCAACCCGAAGAACCTCAAGTTCCGTGAACTGGAAGCCGCCACTATCCCGCGCGTGCTGACCCAGGTCGACCTGGCGCTGATCAACACCAACTACGCGCTGGAAGCCAAGCTTGATCCGGCCAAGGATGCGCTGGTCATCGAGGGCAGCGACTCGCCTTACGTGAACATCCTGGTTGCCCGCCCGGACGACAAGGACAGTGCCGCGATGCAGAAACTGATTGCTGCGCTGCACAGCCCGGAAGTGAAGGCGTTCATTCTTGAGAAGTACAAAGGCGCGGTCGTGCCGGCGTTCTGA
- a CDS encoding methionine ABC transporter permease: MEALTTFFANIDWFEIWLATGDTLLMLGGSLLFTVLLGLPLGVLLFLCSPRQLLEAKGVYAMLSLVVNILRSLPFIILLIVMIPFTVLITGTSLGVAGAIPPLVVGATPFFARLVETALREVDRGIIEATQSMGATTRQIITNALLPEARPGIFAAITVTAITLVSYTAMAGVVGAGGLGDLAIRFGYQRFQTDVMVVTVVLLLVLVQVLQTVGDKLVVHFSRK; encoded by the coding sequence ATGGAAGCCCTGACCACATTCTTCGCCAACATCGACTGGTTCGAGATCTGGCTGGCCACCGGCGACACTTTGCTGATGCTCGGCGGTTCGCTGTTATTCACCGTATTGCTGGGCCTGCCGCTCGGCGTGTTGCTGTTCCTCTGTAGCCCGCGTCAGTTGCTCGAGGCCAAAGGCGTCTACGCGATGCTGTCGCTGGTGGTGAACATCCTGCGTTCGCTGCCGTTCATCATTTTGCTGATCGTGATGATTCCGTTCACTGTCCTGATCACCGGCACGTCCCTCGGTGTCGCGGGCGCGATCCCGCCGCTGGTAGTAGGCGCTACGCCATTCTTCGCACGACTGGTGGAAACCGCGTTGCGTGAAGTGGATCGCGGCATTATTGAAGCGACCCAGTCCATGGGCGCAACGACGCGGCAGATCATCACCAATGCCTTGCTGCCTGAAGCCCGTCCAGGCATCTTCGCGGCGATTACGGTGACAGCCATTACACTGGTTTCCTACACGGCAATGGCCGGTGTAGTCGGCGCGGGCGGTCTGGGTGACCTGGCAATCCGTTTTGGTTACCAGCGTTTCCAGACTGACGTAATGGTGGTCACGGTGGTATTGCTACTGGTGCTGGTGCAGGTTCTGCAAACCGTCGGCGACAAACTGGTTGTCCACTTTTCTCGTAAATGA
- a CDS encoding methionine ABC transporter ATP-binding protein: MIEFQNVHKTYRVAGKDIPALHPTSLTIENGQVFGLIGHSGAGKSTLLRLINRLENSSGGKIFVDGEEVTALDANGLRRFRQQVGMIFQHFNLLASKTVADNVALPLTLAGEMSRAEIDQRVAELLARVGLSDHANKYPAQLSGGQKQRVGIARALATKPKILLCDEATSALDPQTTASVLQLLAEINRELKLTIVLITHEMDVIRRVCDRVGVMDAGVIVELGSVADVFLHPKHPTTKRFVQEDEQIDEGEQRDDFAHVPGRIVRLTFQGEATYAPLLGTVARETGVDYSILAGRIDRIKDIPYGQLTLAVTGGDMEAAFARFTAADVHMEVLR; this comes from the coding sequence GTGATCGAGTTTCAAAACGTCCATAAAACCTACCGCGTCGCCGGTAAGGATATCCCCGCCCTGCACCCGACCAGTCTGACGATTGAGAACGGTCAGGTGTTCGGCCTGATCGGCCATTCCGGTGCGGGAAAAAGTACCCTGCTGCGTCTGATCAATCGCCTGGAGAACTCCAGTGGCGGCAAGATCTTCGTCGACGGCGAAGAAGTCACCGCGCTCGATGCCAACGGCCTGCGCCGTTTTCGTCAACAGGTCGGGATGATCTTCCAGCACTTCAACCTGCTGGCGTCCAAGACCGTTGCCGACAACGTCGCGCTGCCGCTGACGCTGGCCGGTGAAATGTCCCGCGCAGAAATCGACCAGCGCGTTGCCGAATTGCTGGCGCGGGTGGGTTTGTCCGACCACGCCAACAAGTATCCGGCGCAACTGTCCGGCGGGCAAAAGCAGCGCGTCGGCATTGCCCGCGCCCTGGCGACCAAGCCGAAAATTCTGCTGTGCGATGAAGCCACCAGCGCCCTCGACCCGCAAACCACGGCGTCGGTCCTGCAATTGCTGGCTGAGATCAATCGTGAGCTGAAGCTGACCATCGTGCTGATCACCCATGAAATGGACGTGATCCGCCGGGTCTGCGACCGGGTCGGGGTGATGGACGCTGGCGTGATCGTCGAGCTCGGTTCGGTGGCCGATGTGTTCCTGCATCCGAAACACCCGACCACCAAGCGCTTCGTACAAGAAGACGAGCAGATCGACGAAGGCGAACAGCGCGATGACTTCGCTCACGTGCCGGGTCGCATCGTACGTCTGACCTTCCAGGGCGAAGCGACCTACGCGCCGCTGCTGGGCACCGTCGCTCGCGAAACGGGTGTGGACTACAGCATCCTGGCCGGTCGTATCGACCGCATCAAAGACATCCCTTACGGCCAACTGACCCTGGCCGTGACCGGCGGTGACATGGAAGCGGCCTTCGCCCGCTTCACCGCAGCCGACGTCCACATGGAGGTGCTGCGATAA
- the katE gene encoding catalase HPII, translated as MSTKKPAAPKSALAGTDTPDRSNTNTKLESLENFRSDATGQALRTNQGVKVADNQNTLKVGARGPSLLEDFIMREKITHFDHERIPERIVHARGTGAHGFFQSYENHSVLTKAGFLQDPGKQTPVFVRFSTVQGPRGSGDTVRDVRGFAVKFFTDEGNFDLVGNNMPVFFIQDAIKFPDFVHAVKPEPHNEIPTGGSAHDTFWDFVSLVPESAHMVIWAMSDRAIPKSLRSMQGFGVHTFRLINAEGKSRFVKFHWRPTAGTCSLVWDEAQKLAGKDTDYHRRDLWEAIEMGDYPEWELGVQVIEEENEHAFDFDILDPTKLIPEELVPITPLGKMTLNRNPDNFFAETEQVAFCPGHIVPGIDFSNDPLLQGRLFSYTDTQISRLGGPNFHEIPINRPVAPFHNGQRDALHRTTIDKGRASYEPNSIDGGWPKETPAAAQDGGFESYPERIDANKIRQRSESFSDHFSQARLFFHSMSKHEQEHIISAYSFELGKVEREFIRAREVNEILANIDLELAKRVAQNLGLPAPKAGTVDVPKISLERSPALSQANLLPGDIKTRKVAILAANGVDGAAIDAMKKALEAEGAHAKLLGPTSAPVTTADGKMLPVDASMEGMPSIAFDAVFVPGGAASIKALSADGVALHYLLEAYKHLKAIALHGEAKQLLDVLKLEADAGLIVGTNGKLTKPFFAAIGQHRVWDREPKAKAIPA; from the coding sequence ATGAGCACGAAAAAGCCTGCCGCCCCCAAGAGCGCACTGGCCGGGACCGATACCCCGGACCGCAGCAACACCAACACCAAACTCGAAAGCCTGGAAAATTTCCGCTCCGACGCCACCGGCCAGGCCTTGCGCACCAACCAGGGCGTGAAGGTTGCGGATAACCAAAACACCTTGAAAGTAGGTGCCCGCGGGCCGTCACTGCTGGAAGATTTCATCATGCGTGAAAAGATCACGCATTTTGACCATGAACGCATTCCCGAGCGAATCGTCCATGCCCGCGGTACCGGTGCCCATGGTTTCTTCCAGTCCTACGAGAATCATTCCGTACTGACCAAAGCAGGTTTCCTACAAGATCCAGGCAAGCAAACACCAGTATTCGTACGCTTTTCTACTGTGCAAGGTCCCCGTGGTTCAGGCGATACCGTGCGCGATGTACGAGGGTTTGCCGTGAAGTTCTTCACCGACGAAGGCAACTTCGACTTGGTGGGCAACAACATGCCGGTATTTTTCATCCAGGACGCCATCAAGTTTCCGGATTTCGTCCACGCGGTAAAACCCGAACCGCACAACGAAATTCCTACCGGCGGCTCGGCCCACGATACGTTCTGGGACTTTGTCTCTCTGGTCCCGGAATCAGCGCACATGGTGATCTGGGCCATGTCCGACCGGGCCATCCCGAAAAGCCTGCGCAGCATGCAAGGCTTTGGCGTGCATACCTTCCGCTTGATCAATGCCGAAGGTAAATCGCGTTTCGTCAAATTCCACTGGCGTCCTACAGCCGGCACTTGCTCTCTCGTGTGGGACGAAGCGCAGAAACTGGCGGGTAAAGACACTGATTACCACCGTCGTGATCTCTGGGAAGCCATCGAGATGGGGGACTATCCGGAATGGGAACTGGGCGTCCAGGTGATCGAGGAGGAAAACGAACACGCCTTCGACTTCGACATCCTCGACCCCACCAAGCTTATTCCCGAAGAGCTCGTTCCCATTACGCCGCTGGGGAAAATGACGCTCAACCGCAACCCGGACAACTTCTTCGCTGAAACCGAGCAGGTCGCCTTTTGCCCGGGGCATATCGTGCCGGGGATCGATTTCTCCAACGATCCGCTGCTGCAAGGCCGGCTGTTTTCCTACACCGATACGCAGATCAGCCGACTCGGTGGACCGAATTTTCACGAAATTCCGATCAACCGTCCGGTGGCGCCGTTCCACAATGGACAGCGGGATGCGTTGCACCGCACCACCATCGATAAGGGCCGCGCCTCCTACGAACCGAATTCCATCGACGGCGGCTGGCCGAAAGAAACGCCGGCCGCTGCCCAGGACGGCGGCTTCGAGAGTTATCCGGAACGTATTGACGCCAACAAGATCCGCCAGCGCAGTGAGTCGTTCAGCGACCACTTCTCCCAGGCGCGGCTGTTCTTCCACAGCATGAGCAAGCATGAGCAAGAGCACATCATTTCCGCCTATAGCTTTGAGCTGGGCAAAGTTGAGCGGGAGTTCATCCGTGCGCGTGAAGTGAACGAGATCCTCGCCAACATTGATTTGGAATTGGCCAAGCGCGTGGCGCAGAACCTCGGCTTGCCCGCACCAAAAGCCGGAACCGTCGACGTACCGAAGATTTCTCTGGAGCGTTCGCCCGCCCTGAGCCAGGCCAACTTGCTGCCGGGCGATATCAAAACCCGGAAAGTGGCCATACTGGCGGCCAATGGCGTTGATGGTGCAGCGATTGATGCAATGAAAAAAGCGCTGGAAGCCGAAGGTGCGCACGCCAAATTGCTCGGCCCTACCTCGGCGCCGGTCACCACTGCTGACGGCAAAATGTTGCCGGTAGATGCATCGATGGAGGGCATGCCGTCCATTGCCTTCGACGCGGTGTTCGTACCCGGTGGCGCGGCGTCGATCAAGGCGCTGAGCGCCGATGGCGTGGCGTTGCACTACCTGCTTGAGGCCTACAAACACTTGAAAGCGATCGCACTGCATGGCGAAGCGAAGCAGTTGCTGGATGTGTTGAAGCTGGAGGCTGATGCGGGGTTGATCGTGGGCACGAATGGCAAGTTGACCAAGCCGTTTTTCGCGGCGATCGGGCAGCATCGTGTTTGGGATCGGGAGCCGAAGGCTAAAGCGATTCCGGCTTAA
- a CDS encoding PA5502 family lipoprotein, with translation MKFASRYLLLVAFSLLLGACQSTPPAATEVPDARATAIAQLEQSLASSELATAEGQLAALQAESPNDQSLEQYQRQLAEAYLMRSQIVLQKGDVNAAATALARARALMPKAPALTGGVNGSIAQARKAELEKAEAALKAAEAQPKAKVIDLTAESTTVALNINDMAKLRRQLDAIAADVVNFQCDVSIQAPRTDDYPWLANLLTKRVKKLDPEFDLKLERQIIRSVPAQMVLSRRKP, from the coding sequence ATGAAGTTTGCCTCCCGTTATCTGCTCCTTGTCGCATTTTCTTTGCTGCTGGGCGCTTGCCAAAGCACGCCACCGGCGGCCACCGAGGTCCCGGATGCGCGGGCCACGGCCATTGCACAGCTTGAGCAAAGCCTCGCCAGCAGCGAATTGGCCACGGCCGAAGGTCAGCTGGCGGCGTTGCAGGCCGAGTCGCCGAATGATCAATCCCTTGAGCAATACCAGCGTCAACTGGCCGAAGCCTATTTGATGCGCAGCCAGATCGTGTTGCAAAAAGGCGATGTGAATGCCGCCGCCACGGCCCTGGCTCGTGCCCGTGCGCTGATGCCCAAAGCTCCGGCGCTGACCGGTGGAGTCAACGGCTCAATCGCTCAAGCCCGCAAGGCTGAGCTGGAAAAAGCCGAAGCCGCCCTCAAAGCTGCAGAAGCCCAGCCAAAGGCCAAGGTCATTGACCTGACGGCCGAAAGCACCACGGTTGCTTTGAACATCAACGATATGGCCAAGCTGCGTCGACAACTGGATGCCATCGCCGCCGATGTGGTGAATTTTCAATGTGATGTGAGCATTCAAGCGCCGCGTACGGACGACTATCCGTGGTTGGCCAACTTGCTGACCAAGCGGGTGAAGAAGCTTGATCCTGAGTTTGATCTGAAGCTGGAGCGGCAGATTATTCGCAGCGTTCCAGCGCAGATGGTGTTGAGTCGGCGTAAACCTTAA
- the znuB gene encoding zinc ABC transporter permease subunit ZnuB, producing MADFLLYALLAGLALAVVAGPLGSFVVWRRMAYFGDTLSHAALLGVALGFLLDVSPTVAVTVGCLLLAVLLVTLQQRQPLASDTLLGILAPSTLSLGLVVLSFMHEVRIDLMAYLFGDLLAISPTDLAWILGGSAAVLALLVALWRPLLAITVHEELARVEGLPVAGLRMALMLLIAVVIAVAMKIVGVLLITSLLIIPAAAAQRHARSPEQMALGASLLGILAVCGGLALSWFKDTPAGPSIVVAAAALFLLSFVLPRRGV from the coding sequence ATGGCTGATTTTCTGCTTTACGCCCTGCTTGCAGGTCTGGCTCTGGCGGTGGTCGCGGGACCGCTGGGTTCTTTCGTGGTCTGGCGGCGCATGGCCTATTTCGGCGACACCCTGTCCCACGCGGCGTTGCTGGGTGTGGCGCTGGGCTTCCTGCTGGATGTCAGCCCGACCGTCGCGGTCACTGTAGGCTGCTTGCTCCTGGCGGTGTTGCTGGTGACATTGCAACAGCGCCAGCCGCTGGCGTCTGACACGCTTTTGGGAATTCTCGCACCGAGCACCCTCTCTTTGGGGCTAGTGGTACTAAGCTTCATGCACGAAGTGCGGATCGACCTGATGGCCTATCTGTTCGGCGACCTGCTGGCGATCAGCCCGACTGATCTGGCCTGGATTCTCGGCGGCAGCGCGGCCGTCCTGGCGTTGCTGGTTGCGTTGTGGCGACCGTTGCTGGCCATCACCGTGCACGAAGAACTGGCCCGGGTCGAAGGCCTGCCCGTGGCCGGGTTGCGCATGGCGTTGATGCTGCTGATTGCCGTGGTGATTGCCGTAGCGATGAAAATCGTCGGTGTATTACTGATTACTTCGTTACTGATCATTCCGGCGGCTGCGGCACAACGTCACGCTCGCTCGCCGGAGCAGATGGCACTGGGCGCGAGCCTGTTGGGCATACTCGCCGTATGCGGCGGGCTGGCGCTGTCCTGGTTCAAGGACACCCCGGCTGGTCCATCGATCGTGGTGGCCGCCGCCGCACTGTTTCTGCTGAGTTTTGTTCTGCCCCGTCGAGGGGTGTAG